From the genome of Candidatus Woesearchaeota archaeon:
AGCGACAACGAAGTCAACGCCCTCTCCTGGAGCAAACTCAACAACTACCCATCAGCATGCAGTTCAAGCCAAACCATCACGGCCCTGGGCGACACCCTCACTTGCACGGCAATAAGCATCACCGAAAGCCAAATATCTGACTTCGCAATAAGCAGCGCAGACATAACGGACAACACAATACAAGAAGCCGACCTTAAAGTCGTAGACACGCCATCAGACGAAGACATCCTCACCTACGAAGTAACAGGCGGGGACTTCGAATGGCATTCGGGAAGCGAACTCTGCACGGCAATAACAGGAAGCGCCGACCTCTGCGACGGAAGCGATGCCGACACGCAACTCACTCAGGAACAAGTCGAAGATTACACAGGAGCAATGGTCAGCGGAAACACAGAAACAGGAATCACAGTCACATACGACGATTTAAACGGAAAACTCGACTTCGCAGTAACTGACAATTATGTGGACACAACAGGCGACACCATGACGGGAAACCTCGCAATGAGCAACAAGAATGTGACAGGAGTCCAATGCATAACCTTCAACTCTGGCGGAAGCATTTGCTCCACATAAAAAAACCCAGTGAGTAAGTATGAAAGCAAAACAGACCGTAATCGGCGGACTCATAACAATAATAATCCTTCTTAACGGAGCAACCCTCGTCCTCCAACAAACAACAGACAACCCCAACTACGATGTTTGCAGGAAAGGCAGAACTTACGGAACCTGGAAACTCATCACTCCAGACAAGCCATTGCACCTATCCAAATTCGCACCCGCCCTGGGACGCTACCGCTGCAGCGTCGAAAGAACCACACGCTGGTGCAGAAAAACAACACGCACCCGCTGCTACTACTTGGACATGAAAAGCATAACCAGGAACAAACTCCTTCTCGACGAAGCCAAAGATGACAGACCATTCATCGTCAAGTCCAGACAATACGAAGTTCTCAAAGAGAACAGACAAACATTCACAATCCTGAACAGCACCGTAACCTACAGCCCAGGAAACCTCATGCAACTCGAAACAACACCCGACGGAAATATCAAATTCGGATTCGAGAACGCAGGATGCTACCTCGTAACCAATGTCCAGAGAATGGAAGGGTACGACGCAGTAATCGGATACCGAAACTGCACAGATCCCCTCACACACGAAGAAACCAGATGTCCCGTCAGAATAGAGAACAACATGCAGGTCAAAACCTTTAACATAACTGTATGCGATAGGAACGATCCGAGAGAATGCTGGACAATCCAGGAACAAAGAGAAGTAGGGCGCCTTACCTACAACCCAAAAACACACACTTTAAGAGTATGCCATCAGGACAACTTCGATCCAGCCGTAGCCACAATAAGCAGTTTTAACAACAACCAGCGAAGCACAGCCAAAGACAGCAACGGGAACTGGTGGATAGCCGCAAGCGATTCCAGTAGCGACCTCCGAGTATACAAAAGCACAGATGACGGCCAAACATGGACAATGCACAAACTCCTCCATGTAGGAACTGTCAGAAGCGCAAGTTACACGATAGCCCCAGACGGAACTCACTGGATAGCAGCAGCAGTAGGTAATGGCGTAGAAATAAGGGTTTTCAACTCGTCAGACGACTGGACCACATGGAACGAATTCACAATCCACAATGTGAACCAATACCCCTGCGGCTTCAGACCTTACGAAGGCGCAAGCATAGCAGCAGACAAAAACTCCAACATATACTTGGCCTGGGCAAGCGATATGAGTTTAAACTACACAGGCGATGGCTCAAGCGATTACGGCAACGGATGGGTGTTTTTCCACTACTACAACAAAAGCACAGGGCAGTGGAACACTCCAGAGAACGCTGACTGCCACGACCTCAACCAAACGGATGTCAGAGTGGAATGGGACGGAAGCCCCACACAGGGAGGAAACGGAAACAGAATGGCTGATGTTGTCGTAACCAGCGACAACCAAGTATTCGTCACATGGTGGAACCTGCACCACGACAAGTACTTAATCGACAAATGGACAGGAACCTGGGCTGACAACGAAATATACACTTATGACGGAGTAGACATGGGAGGAGCAGGAACCTGGGTGGACGACCAGGACAGAATATGGGCCGCATTCACAGAAGGCGGAAAAATAGTAGTCCAAAGACAAAACGCAAGCACCTGGAACTCCCCCTGGACAACCCTCTCAGACCAGGAACAAGCATTCACAGTAGTCGATTATGAGAACGCAAACAACAGAATACCAATCATAACAACCAACGACAGCAGAGCAGTAGTGGTATACCAGAGAGAAGACGCCAGCGTAACGGACAACCAAAACCTCTACTACGGAATAAGCACAGACGACGGTCAGACCTGGCTGTGGGATGTCCTCCTCATAGACCTGGACCAAAGCGGAGCCGCAACAGCATACTTCCCAAACCCAGCAACATTCGGAATCCCGTCCTGGGCAAGCAATTATTCAGGAACGCACCTGCCAATCACTTTCTATAACGGAACCTCAACCCTCACATTCAAGTACATAGAAACAAACGGTCCACCAACAACACCATCAAGCATAACCTGCAACGGAGGAACCTGCAACACCACAATAACCTCCAGCCCCGTCACAATGAAGTGCCAAAGCACAGATCCAGACGGGGACACCATAACTTACGACCTCAAAGCAGCATACTACTCCCCAATCCTCAACACCACAACAAACAAAACACTCACAACAGCAACCAAAGACATCGAAACCACAGGAAACCCAGGAACAATCGACTTCTCAACCGACTACAACAACCCATCATACGCAACCACAGAAGACGGCGGAACAACATGCAGCAGCGGAACAACATGCTACGCTGTCGGAAACATCGACTGGTCTTCGGGAAGTTTGCTCGCCAACTACACAATGACCTTCGACTACGACCTTTCAGGAAACAACGCAAGCCAAATAGGAAGCATGACCTTTAAAATCAAATTCTGCAACACAGGAAACGCACCGAACAACGGTTGCGCAAACGACAACGCAGAATGGGAAGACAGCCCAACCAGCAGCGTACTCTGGGACGGCCAAACATACCCAGGATACGGACAACTCTCCGCATTCGTCTACGATTGGAACACAGGAGAATGGGTAGAATTCGCAGGAACAGACGACAGAATAAATGTGGGCGACCAAGCAGGCGGAAATTATGACGACCAACTGTACACAGTTTCCTGGACGCTGGACAACAGCGTAACACCCAGCGAAGGATGGATAAACAACACAGGAACAATGAGAATCAAACTCATGGAATGGGGGGAAATAGAAGCAAACGCCTGGGAAGTATCCCTCTATGTCGACTACGCATTCCTCGATGTCACATTCGGAAACCAGAGAACAGAAGAAACAATTGGAAACTACACAGGCACAAGCGGGTACTCCTGGGATGTAACCAGCAAAAACGGAATGACCTACTCAGAACTCCTCTGCAGAGCCAAAGACCAAAACGGAACCAACACTTGGACATCAACACTCACGCAACCAACAAACCTCACAATCTCCCTGACAGGAGGAGGAAGTTCCTGCGATTGCCCAAGCCCAGCAAGCAATTGGCAATGGGACTACAGCGAAGGATGCACCATAAGCAACAACTGCAACATAGACGGGTACAACATCACAGGAACGGGAACAGGAAGCATAACCTGCAACGCACAAATAACTGCAGACAACATGCAACCACTCACAACAGGGCAACAATTAAATATCGGCTCGTCTTGTAAGATAACACTGAACGGAGGAACATAAA
Proteins encoded in this window:
- a CDS encoding WD40 repeat domain-containing protein, whose protein sequence is MKAKQTVIGGLITIIILLNGATLVLQQTTDNPNYDVCRKGRTYGTWKLITPDKPLHLSKFAPALGRYRCSVERTTRWCRKTTRTRCYYLDMKSITRNKLLLDEAKDDRPFIVKSRQYEVLKENRQTFTILNSTVTYSPGNLMQLETTPDGNIKFGFENAGCYLVTNVQRMEGYDAVIGYRNCTDPLTHEETRCPVRIENNMQVKTFNITVCDRNDPRECWTIQEQREVGRLTYNPKTHTLRVCHQDNFDPAVATISSFNNNQRSTAKDSNGNWWIAASDSSSDLRVYKSTDDGQTWTMHKLLHVGTVRSASYTIAPDGTHWIAAAVGNGVEIRVFNSSDDWTTWNEFTIHNVNQYPCGFRPYEGASIAADKNSNIYLAWASDMSLNYTGDGSSDYGNGWVFFHYYNKSTGQWNTPENADCHDLNQTDVRVEWDGSPTQGGNGNRMADVVVTSDNQVFVTWWNLHHDKYLIDKWTGTWADNEIYTYDGVDMGGAGTWVDDQDRIWAAFTEGGKIVVQRQNASTWNSPWTTLSDQEQAFTVVDYENANNRIPIITTNDSRAVVVYQREDASVTDNQNLYYGISTDDGQTWLWDVLLIDLDQSGAATAYFPNPATFGIPSWASNYSGTHLPITFYNGTSTLTFKYIETNGPPTTPSSITCNGGTCNTTITSSPVTMKCQSTDPDGDTITYDLKAAYYSPILNTTTNKTLTTATKDIETTGNPGTIDFSTDYNNPSYATTEDGGTTCSSGTTCYAVGNIDWSSGSLLANYTMTFDYDLSGNNASQIGSMTFKIKFCNTGNAPNNGCANDNAEWEDSPTSSVLWDGQTYPGYGQLSAFVYDWNTGEWVEFAGTDDRINVGDQAGGNYDDQLYTVSWTLDNSVTPSEGWINNTGTMRIKLMEWGEIEANAWEVSLYVDYAFLDVTFGNQRTEETIGNYTGTSGYSWDVTSKNGMTYSELLCRAKDQNGTNTWTSTLTQPTNLTISLTGGGSSCDCPSPASNWQWDYSEGCTISNNCNIDGYNITGTGTGSITCNAQITADNMQPLTTGQQLNIGSSCKITLNGGT